The following are from one region of the Magallana gigas chromosome 4, xbMagGiga1.1, whole genome shotgun sequence genome:
- the LOC136274597 gene encoding B-box type zinc finger protein ncl-1-like produces MDPRSTAQDVHRCDLCETAIAQSYCDFCHVNLCRPCIGEHISDEYETHKIVRFQDRKSTLIYPKCITHTPKNCEHQCKNCDNIFVCSSCTASEQHRGHIFVEVLKVYKTKKEVIEKDAEKLQNLISPKYEETALELDNQIANLDEEYKKLITVISKQGEEWHREMDIVINKMKTEIGEIKEKHRDILQKHLKEIKQIQSLINKTLLAMREIKVSREVTPTIEYSYKMSEFNKLPPKIKVMLPTFIPKFIDCEQLKSLFGQITPLSSVTEEGISSINQLNTPVKELLGKPELVAAIKIGFVPLINVTCLNEDRIWASGMTKEMKCFNINGSLHQTNTTRSGNSPRDLAVNSDGNLIYTDDKSNTVNLLKMGQTKELIRLQGWKPNKLCVTSTDDLLVTMYSDDKAQSKVVHYSGYTEKQTIQFDDECKPLYSRTNDIKYITENRNHDICVADYGAGAVVVVNQAGKLRWRYTGHRSFTKTQSFKPFGITTDSQSRILTADRDNHRIHILDQNGQFLRYIDNCDLESPFGLCVDNSDYLFVCECNKGNVKKIVYSK; encoded by the coding sequence ATGGACCCTCGCTCTACTGCTCAGGATGTTCAtcgatgtgacctttgtgagaccgccatagCACAGAgttactgtgacttttgtcatgtcaacctgTGCAGGCCCTGTATAGGAGAACATATCTCAGACGAATATGAAACACATAAAATAGTCCGATTCCAGGATCGAAAATCAACCTTGATTTACCCAAAATGCATAACGCATACACCAAAAAACTGTGAACACCAGTGCAAGAATTgtgataacatttttgtttgttcttcttgTACTGCGTCTGAACAACACAGAGGCCATATATTTGTagaagttttaaaagtttacaaGACAAAGAAAGAAGTTATTGAAAAAGATGCAGAGAAGTTACAGAATCTTATTTCGCCTAAATATGAAGAAACTGCACTCGAATTGGACAATCAGATTGCCAACCTGGATGAAGAATATAAGAAACTAATAACAGTAATTTCCAAACAAGGAGAggaatggcacagagaaatGGACATcgtcatcaacaaaatgaaaacggAAATCGGCGAGATAAAAGAGAAACACAGAGATATTCTACAGAAAcatttaaaggaaataaaacagaTACAGTCTCTGATAAATAAAACCTTACTGGCTATGCGTGAAATCAAGGTATCTAGAGAAGTAACTCCGACCATTGAATACAGCTATAAGATGAGCGAATTTAACAAGCTGCCACCTAAAATTAAGGTAATGCTCCCTACATTTATTCCAAAATTTATAGACTGTGAGCAGCTAAAAAGTTTGTTTGGACAGATTACCCCATTATCTTCAGTTACCGAAGAGGGCATATCGTCAATTAACCAACTCAACACTCCAGTCAAAGAACTACTGGGTAAACCAGAGCTTGTCGCCGCAATAAAGATTGGATTTGTACCCCTAATCAATGTGACATGTTTAAATGAAGACAGAATCTGGGCAAGTGGAATGACCAAAGAAATGAAATGTTTCAACATTAATGGTTCGTTGCATCAAACAAACACCACAAGATCAGGGAATTCGCCAAGAGATCTAGCCGTAAACAGTGATGGGAATCTTATATACACTGATGATAAATCAAATACAGTGAATTTACTAAAGATGGGACAGACAAAAGAGTTGATCAGATTACAGGGATGGAAGCCTAATAAGCTGTGTGTCACCTCTACAGATGATCTCCTGGTTACCATGTACAGTGATGATAAAGctcaatccaaagttgtccaCTACTCGGGGtatacagagaaacaaacaattcaatttgatgatgaaTGTAAGCCTTTATACTCGAGGACtaatgatattaaatatatcacagagaacagaaaccatgacatctgtgtcGCTGACTATGGGgctggtgcagtagtggtggttaatcaggccgggaaactcagatggagatatACCGGTCATCGTTCATTTACCAAGACCCAATCATTTAAACCCTTTGGTATaacaacagacagtcagagtcgCATCCTGACAGCAGACCGTGACAACCACCGCatccacattctggatcagaatggacagtttctccgttacattgataactgtgatctaGAAAGTCCTTTTGGTCTATGTGTGGACAACAGTGACTATTTGTTTGTGTGTGAGTGCAACAaaggcaatgtaaagaaaatcgtATATTCAAAGTAG